Within Malus domestica chromosome 04, GDT2T_hap1, the genomic segment CCCTTGAATAGCTCTCCAAAATGGATTTCCCGACATCCTAGCAGATCAAAATTGACCAATTAAgtacaaagaaaaaacaattagaAGGCACCAATGAGAACAAAGCTTTTTAGTGGTAAAGTCGGAACCTTATTGTGCTGAATCTTGCTCATATCGAGGGCCGTCTGTGGAAGACCAGGGAAGCGTTGCTTCAAGCACATTAACAGACTTTCTGCTCTTTCTGGAAGCAACTCCTTTTTCTCTGCATCAATCATCAGCTCCTTGACCATTTCCCATGATGACTTCGAACCAAATCTGTTCGCAATACTTGTAGGTTTTGGGTTTGCTTTTTTACGCCACATATATATTGAGGCCTCCACTCTATTCGCAATCTCTATGGCTTGATGTTCAGAGGACAAATCAAGGCAATCAAGCAGGCATTCTGCGGAGAACTGATCTGATGTAATGTATCGATAAATAACATCCCCTAAGCTTACTCTTCCATTCTGAAACCAAGTTAAAACAAAAGTTTAACAACTATGTCTTTGTAATCACATATCACAGGTATCTTGAACGTTTCCAACCTTCGGAAGAGATTCCAGATATGATTCGGGGACTTCCATATCTGCTAGAGTAATACTATTGATTGCCATGGCAGCTTTTAATATTTGGCTCGTGCAATCACGCTTGTGCTGCAATTGCTTTCTTGAATTTTCATGGAGTCCACCAGGAGGAACTCGGGGCACAGGTAGCCACCACTTTTCCTCTTGGCGCTGAAATGCTCTTCGGAAAGAGGTTGACCCATCTGCATCTGGGGCCAGAATCCCTTGATCAACATACCAGAATTCCGTATTGTTAAAGCCATCTAAGATTTCCTGCAAGGATTGGCTAAATTCAGAATGGAACTCACAAACTGGATCTAAGTAGCAGGGGAAaagttttttagaaccttacaAGAAGCATGTTATCCAATTTACGAAGGGCAGGGAGATTAACGTAAAGATCTGAGCGCGGTCTGCAAGTCATGACCTGAATTGAAATATATATGAGTCAGAACAATTTCAAGGAACTGATCATTTATTAGCCCCCTAACCCAACGTTTTCATTGCCCTACCCTTTATAGTTGAGGTTGCTTATCAAAATATCATCACGTGATTTATATGAACATAAAAGGCTCTACGCCTGCATTTCTATTTCAATGAACCACGGTTAAAAATAGCGCACGCTTCATTACTGCAATATACTAGGAATTGCTCACTAAAACTCACAATCGAGACTTTTGACCATTCTTTCAGATGTTTGTTGCCACTCAGTACAATATATAAAGCTGAGCCAAGGGTTTCCATATCGAAAGCTAAATTACTATACTATTCTTTTAATCGATGTTGGAATCAGATCGTACCTCCAATTTGCTTCCATCAGGAAAAGTCTGCCAAGAAGGTATCAACTCAACAATATGATCACTCACACAAAGAAGCCATTCCATCTCTCTTCGCCACATCGATTTCTTCTCTTGCGGTAGAGGTTCTAGTCTCCATAGTTGCCCGAATAGGGTAGCTGCAAGAGGGAACCAGAGAATAATAAGAATTAGCATCAGAATCTATAACAAAATTTTCGTTAAACAACGCCGCAAATCAACCAATCCTTAGTGTTAAGACattgagaaaataaaataaaagtgcgTACCGCAAAGATTAGTAATGGCATTTGATATAGCCAATGCTGTGCAAACCCCATTTCCACAACCTGACATATCTTCTCCAAGCAGCAATTTCGAAAACCTCTCCTTCATCAACTCAGTCTCTACAATCCCAtaataaaccaaaaccaaattatGTTAAATGAAAATGCATCAAATTGACATGTAGCTTGGTTGTCAGGCCCATTTCGAATTGTTTATGTAAGTGTTAAAAGTGCTTTTTGACAACTTTAAAAGTGCTTCAAGGTCCTAAAAGCACTTTAAACCCTAAGTAGGTGCTTCTAACAAGAGCATTTCCATCAAAAGCGCTTATGAGCAAAAGTGCTTCCTACAAAAGCAATCCCAGACCAGTTATGAATTGGAGGGGAATAATAATACCTGATATTGTTGACCCTTGTTTCTCTAGTTTCCTATCATCCGAATGGGTTTTCTCCGCCGCTTCATCACCGTTCTCACTGGTGCAATCCGGCGCCTCACCTTTCTGAACGGGCCAACCCAACGACGGCGGCGAAGACGACTCCTCAGAGCTGCTGTGGCTCTGCTCCTCCTCCTGCCCCGTCGTCTCCGACCTCAAAAAATACGAACTTGAACTGCTCTCACGACCCTTCTCCTCAATCAAATCCTCAAAGCTCCCATCTTTATCCAAAGCTTCAGCAAAAAAATCGCCACTTTTCTCCCCAATAACTTCATCTTTCTCCACCAAACCCTCCATCGAAGCTCCTCCTTCGTCACCAAAACCCGGCAAATCGCAGAAAGCAGAGTTGTTCACCACCATACCATCGTACGGAAGCTTTCCTAAGCAGCAGGAGTTGTAGATTCGAGCTCTGCAATGCAAGTTCCGGAGATACTTCGACGCCCAGAAACAGAAAATAGAAAATGGGTTGCGGCTGTTGAAGCTTCTGAAGCTCAGCAATGGCGGACAGAGCTTGAGTTGATGAAATTGTAGGTGGGTTCTtgattctctttcttcttggtgAGTGAAAGCTCCATCCATGGGGTCTCAACCATGTCTGACAGCGAAAGGTATGATTTTTCCGGAAGGAGGTTCGGTTTATTTATATGAACAAAAATGTGGAGCTGGTAATGATTAATGGAGCTTGCTCAAACACATGaacagcgagagagagagacgcaTTTGAACTTTGAAGAGCGTATGTTTCTACCTTTTATCTTCGCATGGTTCGAACTTCGGATTATCTacttttttaattaactttttgaaaattatttctgtaataaaaattaactaaaattaattaactatatttcTCACTCTAACACAGATTTTAAAAAAGTTAATCAAACAGGTAAATGATCAGAATTAAAAGTTGAGTTAACATATAGAATGTTTCCATCATCAAACTACATTACAAGATTAAATGAGAATATCTGAATAAGAAAATTGTCAATATATTCTTTTCACAGTACAAAAgataaattttaaactaaattaagAAATTTTTAAACTCGGATGCAAAGTGAGTGAATCCTCTTCAATCAATGTGTTTTTGAATCAGACCTAAACTGCCGGtggctctctttctctctgttaGCATTTGCTCTGTTTTGCTTAAACAAGgattaaaatgataaaatgtGTATTAATAATTCTGACTTGGTTTTGAAAAATACAATAAACAATGCTTCTGGGAATCGTGCAATCGATGGATCTCTCAATGATGCCTACCAATTTATCCTTGGATTCGGTGTCAAGTGACCGCATTACCCTTCCACCTGAAATTGCTAAGCCCAATGTTTCACCACTGgttatttaaattatattttataaatacatgttgtgattgttgataattaaattataaataatgattaacttttttaagttaaatttgcaaacttaataatgttattgttgatgattggattattacttaagcgttgattaacatgcttatttcatattagtgacacatcatttggtttgcaaatttagtttaaaatttcaatctccctagcattactcttaaattattatattttttttaataacactttaaattattacttaagtgttgattaaaaTGCTTATTTCCTATTGATGATACATCACATAATCTACAAATATAATCTAAAAAATTGGTAATCCTGGCATTACTCAATTACTAATCCTATTGGGTGAAGTGTGATCACGGTAAATGGAGGAGATGTGTGGGAATTTTGTTCTAtaaattttgggatctagtgCTCATACAAGTACATAGTTCCATGGAGTAAGATAGAAGTATGGTTAGAGCATATACGTTAATTATCTTTCATATTTGTTtcttaagaaaactaatgaaaatggtttgaaaactttgagttttaacgatttaaacaaaataaagggtaaagtgaattgtatcataattgacttttttagtgtaaaaatatggtttttcgttaaagtgaacagtaccggaaacttttcgttaaaattctcttgTTTCTTATGATTGAAAAACATGTGTTACAGTCGTGATTAAACTAAGATGAAAGATATTAAACATTTAACTATATTCCCATTGTAGTCAAGTATctcattgtgttttttttttttaacaaacgatattatctaaacTAAGATAGAGGGAGttggtttagcctcacaatgggttagtaataatgtaattCTAATTCacatttgacgagaatcgaacttaagatctctcacttacaaatgaagaaaaatatcattagaccgtagtactaaatgacaagAATCTCATGTTCTTAAAAGACCAGTATTAGTGTTTCGTTTCACCCAAAATTAAAAGGCAAGAACTAAAATGAATCTTAGCAAACTCTTGGTAAAGAaatataactttaaaaaaatatcttaGCAAACTCATTTTGAAAATACAAAGAAACCCCAAAAGAAATGTTTACATGCAGATGAAGTCCGGGTCATTCCAGTAAAACCAGCCTGCTTTTAGAAGCAGAGTTTCCAAGTTCATAGAATGCCAATAAATAATTCGAATTTTAGGGTAAAGTATTTTGGGaacaacaaaacaaagtaaTGGTGGAACATCGTAATCTTCTCAAAGGAGTTTCAAATTGTTTATataaacatttttttgtttacatCAACATTATTATAATTAAACTAGCAACTAGTTTTTACTTTAAGTTTACCATATCAGATTAAGTTACTGAATTTGGAATATACTCAATGCTTATTTGTTATTACGGCCCTCGTAAGTTATAACTCTATTCCAATTCTACATTGTCAGCTGAAGCAAAAATTACACCACATCGTTTCTTGAAACTCAATTTTGCATCACTTTCTTACATTAtgtccattttatttaaaaatttacGCCACTTCGTTTTCTGAAACTCACTTTTTGCATCACTTTCTTATATTCTGTCAATTTTGTATCTATATAGTCCGCTAACGTGGCATGATGGAGTCCCATTTATTTCTGTTTTGATTGCCATTTGTgcaaaataatatattattttgcACAAATGGCAATCAAAACAGAAATAAATGGGACTCCATCATGCCACGTTAGCGgactatacaacaacaacaacaacaacaaagccttttcccactaagtggggtcggctatatgaatcctagaacgccattgcgctcggttttgtgtcatgtcctccgttagatccaagtaatcaagcccagttcaagaataagcctgtggaaagttacttcttcaaaagcaaaagtatcccatatcatctcttctcatttttcttctctttatccttcatgctgcctgcaagatagggagaatgtgaacaatcagccggagctttGATtccttaccttgtctgttacctctttcagcagatcccctagctcggcgacttgggggactcctactacatggtttgtatcgcgcttgaccaagcctgaaattacaagtaagcttcaagtgacattgatacattaccttgtgcatctccaccagttacagataccacccctggatggaggaagagtacttccagagaagattccacatctacctatgagacagataaggaaagtcaagccgataccacactccgggacttagaagtttcgtggttacgagatcattctcccacaatatttcctaatgtcatttgtactaaatcattcacttgtactccctaaaggagagcttgaacctatgtacttgtgtaaacccttcacaattaatgagaactcctctattccgtggacgtagccaatctgggtgaatcacgtacatcttgtgtttgctttcctatctctatccatttatatacttatccacactaatgaccggagcaatctagcgaagatcacaaaaagtgaccgttttcgctacctaggatctatcttgcaagagaacggagaattagatggagatctcaaccatagaatacaagctggatggatgaagtgtaagagtgtatccggcgtgttgtgtgatcgtcgtaggccactgaagctcaagggaaaattttataggacggcaataaggccaacgatgttgtatggcacagaatgttgggcggtgaagcatcaacacgtacacaaaatgggtgtagcggagatgaggatgcttcgtgggatgtatgggcacacgagaaaggataagattgggaatgaggatatccaaggtaaagtaggagtagccaaaattgaaggaaatatgagagaaaatcggttccggtggtttggacatgtgcaaagaaggcctactgacgctccggttcgaaaatgtgactacgggacagaagttcagggccgaaggggtagaggaagacctaggaaaactttggaagagaccctaagaaaagacttgattacttggatctaacggaggacatgacacaaaaccgagcgcaatggcgttctaggattcatatagccgaccccacttagtgagaaaatgctttgttgttgttgttgttgttgtatagtcCGCTAACGTGGCATGATGGAGTCCCATTTATTTCTGTTTTGATTGCCATTTGTgcaaaataatatattataaaaaaaattaaaaaaataaaaactaaagttCTTCTTCCCCTCGCGTTACCGCCGCACCTTCCTACCCAAAATACACTAATTCAAACTATCAACCCACCaactcaaaatcaaaatttgggGATTGAGTATTGGAGTTAAAATACTTGTGCGAAATGCTTTTATTTGGGTTTTTTGATTGAGTTTTGTTTGTGATCACAATTGGGAAGAATGCTGAAGCCCGACTGCATCAAGGTCATTGTTACTGGAAACATTAGAACAAGTTTGGTTTGGTGGGTCTTCACTATCTGATGAAATTTCCGGTTCTTGATTTGAACTTCCAAATGGGTTTAACAGTTATCGATCATGCCAAGTCAGTGAACTTAACAGATTTTTAAAAGATTAACGGAGTATGAGAAAGTGATGCAAAAATTGAGTTTTAGAGGGGAAATGGCGGAATTTTGAAATCTTATAGACAAAGTTAAAGTCAATACGACTGTAAATTAGTAGTGAACCCCTAAATCGTCTCCTTGAAATCTTATCGGCAAAGAAGATTTGTTCATGGTTGAATGGAGCAGTTCATAATTGAGTTTTGTTTATGCACGGGACAATATAAAGCATTATCATGATTAATGATGACCAAAGTAGTTAGTGagaaagaattaaaattaagatcAGAATTGGGTACTAATTAAAACTCTCAAGTCTCAACCATCTAAATTAATCtccattttgttttggt encodes:
- the LOC103433526 gene encoding rop guanine nucleotide exchange factor 7-like, which produces MDGAFTHQEERESRTHLQFHQLKLCPPLLSFRSFNSRNPFSIFCFWASKYLRNLHCRARIYNSCCLGKLPYDGMVVNNSAFCDLPGFGDEGGASMEGLVEKDEVIGEKSGDFFAEALDKDGSFEDLIEEKGRESSSSSYFLRSETTGQEEEQSHSSSEESSSPPSLGWPVQKGEAPDCTSENGDEAAEKTHSDDRKLEKQGSTISETELMKERFSKLLLGEDMSGCGNGVCTALAISNAITNLCATLFGQLWRLEPLPQEKKSMWRREMEWLLCVSDHIVELIPSWQTFPDGSKLEVMTCRPRSDLYVNLPALRKLDNMLLEILDGFNNTEFWYVDQGILAPDADGSTSFRRAFQRQEEKWWLPVPRVPPGGLHENSRKQLQHKRDCTSQILKAAMAINSITLADMEVPESYLESLPKNGRVSLGDVIYRYITSDQFSAECLLDCLDLSSEHQAIEIANRVEASIYMWRKKANPKPTSIANRFGSKSSWEMVKELMIDAEKKELLPERAESLLMCLKQRFPGLPQTALDMSKIQHNKDVGKSILESYSRVLESLAFNIVARIDDLLYVDDLTRHSDQFPSISKVSMIPHKGTPTQYSVPISSTPYKTPFTTPSFSPSQLVSPLRGDRSPFITSGKIPQRGLGVKKVLTDYLSIDAKGKDYSDPIEKPDSVTNTMQETLGSHMRMDSFECTKASRSPGSPDSVTEE